One segment of Allorhodopirellula heiligendammensis DNA contains the following:
- a CDS encoding transglutaminase family protein — protein MTHSANYQIVHETAYRYSEPVALCQNQLRMRPRDHSHLVCHSCDLEIVPEPTARHQHTDYFGNVVDSFSIESLHQSLRVRVASHVTVSIPDANNLSSAPPWGELAGMLRRGTNPANWNASEYTFASRRIELNAMFADYAREIMLPHISIIDAVDALTKHIHRDFRYDTRATDVNTSTESAFMQKAGVCQDFAHVQIACLRSLGLAARYVSGYLRTNPPAGKPRLVGCDESHAWIGVYAGAEIGWVDFDPTNAVRAGTDHIPMCLGRDYDDISPMRGIVMGGGKPLLKVSVDVLPIQ, from the coding sequence ATGACGCATTCGGCGAATTATCAGATCGTTCACGAGACAGCCTATCGTTACAGCGAACCGGTCGCACTCTGTCAAAACCAATTGCGAATGCGGCCGAGAGACCACTCGCATCTCGTCTGCCATTCGTGCGACTTAGAGATTGTCCCCGAGCCAACCGCACGACACCAGCACACTGACTATTTTGGGAATGTGGTGGATTCGTTTTCGATCGAGTCGCTGCATCAATCCCTACGTGTGCGGGTTGCCAGTCACGTCACGGTTTCGATTCCCGATGCAAACAATCTATCGTCGGCTCCCCCGTGGGGAGAGCTTGCGGGAATGCTTCGCCGCGGCACAAACCCGGCGAATTGGAACGCGAGTGAGTACACCTTCGCATCTCGCAGAATCGAATTGAATGCGATGTTTGCGGACTATGCACGCGAGATCATGCTACCTCACATCAGCATTATCGACGCTGTCGACGCACTCACAAAACATATTCACCGTGACTTTCGCTACGACACGCGAGCCACCGATGTGAATACATCCACCGAATCCGCGTTCATGCAGAAGGCGGGGGTGTGTCAAGATTTTGCGCACGTTCAGATCGCATGCTTGCGGAGCCTTGGGTTGGCTGCGCGTTACGTCAGCGGGTACCTGCGAACGAATCCCCCGGCGGGCAAACCTCGCTTGGTCGGCTGTGACGAGTCACATGCCTGGATCGGCGTCTATGCGGGGGCTGAGATTGGTTGGGTGGACTTTGATCCTACCAATGCAGTCCGTGCCGGTACGGATCATATCCCGATGTGCCTCGGCCGCGATTACGACGATATCAGCCCCATGCGTGGTATCGTGATGGGTGGCGGAAAACCACTGCTAAAGGTCAGCGTCGATGTCTTGCCGATTCAATAG
- a CDS encoding NAD(P)/FAD-dependent oxidoreductase: MAFTTRPRIVVIGAGAAGMMAAAVAARRGGEVIVLEKSSKTGVKILMSGGTRCNLTHDTNARGITTAFGHAARWLQPSVGKWSPSDTIDHFQQLGVATKRESTGKIFPMSNRAIDVRDALHRDMIDAGAVLELRSAVQSVRPGHSGGWTISAQSPHGQHECAADHVIVTAGGQSWPGCGTTGDAYGWLSELGHTIVRTRPALVPLVGGTEATRALSGLTLDDVVAEVHDASKPTSKRPLARRRASWLFTHFGFSGPAAMDVSGTITAASSFRDTRLHLDLIPEISEADLRELFAQRSGPHGKQTVSSLLARWLPTRLAAELARSCGAKAANADKTLAEFSATSVNQVVDHLKRWQLPVHDTRGFAKAEVTAGGVSLADVDPRTMRSRRCPGLFIAGEVLDVDGWIGGYNFQAAFSTGRAAGIAATDGPPD; encoded by the coding sequence ATGGCGTTTACGACGCGACCTCGAATCGTGGTGATCGGTGCTGGTGCTGCGGGTATGATGGCGGCTGCCGTCGCTGCCCGACGTGGCGGTGAAGTCATCGTGTTGGAAAAGTCGAGTAAAACCGGGGTCAAGATATTGATGTCCGGTGGGACACGCTGCAATTTAACCCACGATACGAACGCTCGCGGAATCACAACAGCGTTCGGTCACGCCGCCCGATGGCTACAGCCGAGCGTAGGCAAGTGGTCGCCGAGCGACACGATCGACCACTTCCAACAACTTGGTGTGGCGACCAAACGAGAGTCGACCGGGAAAATATTTCCCATGAGCAACCGTGCGATCGACGTTCGCGATGCCCTTCATCGCGACATGATTGACGCTGGCGCAGTTCTCGAACTGCGTTCTGCCGTGCAGTCGGTTCGGCCCGGTCACAGCGGTGGCTGGACGATCTCAGCGCAATCTCCCCATGGTCAACACGAGTGTGCTGCCGATCATGTGATCGTGACGGCGGGCGGGCAGAGTTGGCCAGGCTGCGGGACGACAGGGGATGCCTATGGGTGGCTTTCCGAACTCGGCCACACGATCGTTCGCACACGACCAGCGTTGGTACCTCTGGTTGGCGGCACCGAGGCGACGCGGGCATTATCGGGGCTAACTCTCGATGACGTGGTCGCGGAAGTGCACGACGCGTCAAAACCAACGTCGAAAAGGCCGCTGGCACGCCGTCGGGCATCGTGGTTATTCACTCACTTTGGCTTTTCGGGTCCCGCGGCCATGGATGTCAGCGGCACGATCACTGCCGCGTCCTCGTTCCGTGACACACGGCTGCACCTCGACCTCATCCCCGAGATAAGCGAAGCGGACCTGCGGGAATTATTTGCTCAGCGCAGCGGGCCACATGGAAAGCAAACCGTCTCGAGCCTGCTCGCTCGCTGGCTGCCGACGCGGTTGGCAGCGGAACTGGCCCGATCATGCGGTGCCAAAGCCGCCAACGCAGATAAAACGCTGGCGGAATTCTCAGCGACGTCCGTGAACCAAGTCGTCGATCATCTAAAAAGATGGCAACTGCCGGTACATGACACGCGAGGATTCGCCAAGGCCGAAGTGACCGCCGGTGGCGTTTCGCTAGCAGACGTCGATCCACGGACGATGCGGTCGCGTCGTTGCCCGGGACTATTCATCGCTGGCGAGGTGCTGGATGTTGATGGCTGGATCGGCGGTTACAACTTTCAGGCTGCATTCAGCACTGGCAGAGCCGCCGGCATCGCCGCGACGGATGGGCCCCCGGATTAG
- a CDS encoding sialate O-acetylesterase codes for MLRISCWSRIFIASSLWLASGVAAVSRVHADPPSDRPVTNVSETVPAVPVDSDRFHLFILAGQSNMAGRGQVTDADRQPHPRVLSLGKDGNWGLAVDPLHFDKPAVVGVGVGRSFALAYAERHPGVTVGLIPCAVGGSSIDTWQPGGYHAQTQSHPWDDMQSRVQHVVGQGVLKGVLWHQGESDSNDSAAAVYEARLKELIERFRSTFEEPQLPFLIGQLGQFAERPWNDARRAVDAAQQRTAQHVARTAFVSSDGLTDKGDLTHFDASSLRTFGVRYAAAMQWIESRVPVKSFPPGDGNPRNSEGDFVRLASGRMLYVYTRFESGTSDHASATLVSRCSDDMAATWSDDDVTVIENEGDMNVMSVSLLRMADGRIALFYLQKNSLTDCRPVVRFSTDEAKTWSEPTKIIPDAQQGYYVLNNDRVIQMSSGRLIVPVALHRSPDQADPDWHGKVGCYYSDDDGIGWKRSESLLIGRSSDGVRVKAQEPGVVERQDGSLLMWVRSDQGTQYQSSSSDGGCTWSSLQPLALSSPLSPASIERIPATGDLVAVWNDHSHRDVPSSVRTPLSLAISKDDGETWSRSIPIAADPTGWYCYTAIDWADDSLLLAYVAGRQGQGRELTASVITQLPLAEIYSRLSIAGN; via the coding sequence ATGCTTCGCATTTCCTGTTGGTCGCGTATTTTCATTGCCTCGAGTCTCTGGTTGGCGAGCGGCGTCGCTGCGGTTTCGCGAGTCCACGCTGATCCGCCGAGTGATCGACCAGTCACCAACGTGAGCGAGACGGTCCCGGCTGTCCCTGTGGACTCAGACAGGTTTCATTTATTCATTTTGGCGGGCCAGTCCAACATGGCTGGGCGCGGTCAGGTCACCGATGCTGATCGGCAACCCCACCCACGCGTGTTATCGTTGGGAAAAGATGGTAATTGGGGGCTGGCGGTTGATCCGTTGCATTTTGATAAGCCCGCTGTGGTTGGGGTGGGAGTTGGCCGGTCGTTTGCACTTGCCTATGCCGAGCGACACCCTGGCGTCACGGTCGGTCTGATTCCCTGTGCGGTCGGAGGCTCCTCCATCGATACCTGGCAACCGGGTGGGTATCACGCGCAGACCCAATCGCACCCCTGGGATGACATGCAGTCGCGTGTACAGCATGTCGTCGGGCAGGGCGTGCTGAAAGGAGTGCTTTGGCACCAAGGTGAATCTGATTCCAACGATTCTGCTGCGGCAGTCTACGAAGCTCGCCTGAAAGAGCTGATTGAACGATTTCGATCGACTTTCGAGGAGCCACAGCTGCCTTTCCTGATCGGCCAGCTCGGCCAGTTTGCCGAACGTCCGTGGAACGATGCCAGGCGGGCGGTCGATGCAGCACAGCAGCGGACGGCTCAGCATGTTGCCAGGACAGCATTCGTCTCATCGGACGGTTTGACTGACAAAGGAGATTTAACCCATTTCGATGCCTCCTCACTGCGGACATTCGGTGTCCGGTATGCTGCCGCAATGCAGTGGATCGAGTCACGTGTGCCCGTGAAGAGTTTTCCCCCGGGCGACGGCAACCCACGCAACAGTGAGGGCGACTTTGTTCGCCTCGCCAGTGGCCGCATGCTTTACGTTTATACGAGATTCGAATCCGGTACGAGTGATCATGCATCGGCGACTCTGGTGAGTCGATGCAGCGACGATATGGCTGCGACCTGGAGTGACGACGACGTAACCGTGATTGAAAATGAGGGTGACATGAATGTCATGTCCGTGTCCCTGTTACGAATGGCGGACGGTCGTATCGCTCTGTTTTACTTGCAAAAAAACTCACTGACGGATTGCCGGCCGGTGGTTCGATTCTCAACGGACGAAGCCAAAACCTGGAGTGAACCTACCAAGATCATTCCGGACGCACAGCAGGGGTACTATGTCCTCAATAACGACCGCGTCATCCAGATGAGCAGCGGCCGATTGATCGTGCCGGTGGCATTGCACCGCTCGCCTGATCAAGCGGATCCAGATTGGCACGGGAAGGTAGGATGCTACTATTCGGATGATGACGGTATCGGTTGGAAACGCTCAGAATCACTGTTGATCGGGCGCTCTTCCGACGGGGTGCGGGTGAAGGCCCAAGAGCCGGGAGTCGTGGAACGACAGGATGGAAGTCTGCTGATGTGGGTGCGATCCGATCAAGGGACGCAGTACCAAAGCTCCTCATCAGATGGCGGGTGTACTTGGTCGTCTTTGCAGCCCCTGGCACTTTCATCGCCACTCTCTCCGGCCTCGATCGAACGGATTCCCGCTACGGGCGATCTCGTCGCGGTCTGGAATGATCACTCGCATCGGGACGTTCCTTCATCCGTGCGGACGCCCCTGTCGCTGGCGATCTCGAAAGATGATGGTGAGACGTGGTCACGCTCTATCCCAATCGCTGCCGATCCTACCGGCTGGTACTGCTACACGGCGATCGACTGGGCGGACGATTCATTGCTACTGGCGTATGTTGCCGGTCGTCAGGGACAGGGGCGCGAGCTGACCGCTTCGGTGATCACCCAACTGCCGCTGGCGGAAATTTATTCGCGACTATCGATCGCCGGCAACTGA
- a CDS encoding Gfo/Idh/MocA family protein — MTVPRPLDRRRFLQAATGMGGAAMLSSWGGPAGAADSPNDRPVFATIGLRNQGWNITSKSTQFADFAAFADVDANVLGENLEKLEKQTGKQAEGYKDYREILDRDDIDAVMIGAPDHWHTKISVEAMLAGKDVYCEKPLTLTIDEGKLIEKIVKQTGRVFQVGTMQRTENNQRFLTAIAMIRDGRIGDIRRVTCGINGATGSPEIPAIDAPKGLDWDFWLGPASKVPYRALPEMRKGYGGGVPLYTNCHYAWRNWYEYSGGQMNDWGAHHVDIATWALGAGDTGPNKITPVSYSLPVEYKNGFATVTNQYNTPTNFEIHVNMPGDIPMIITSEGDNGILFEGTKGRFFVNRGKLAGKPVEDLESNPLPEGAVEEVYGGPVSANHTANFIEAMRARTQPISDVWTHNRMLETCHLANISIRLGRELNWDPDARQIVGDDEANSFLSRESRKGYEINV; from the coding sequence ATGACCGTACCTCGTCCTTTGGACCGCCGCCGATTCTTGCAAGCCGCTACCGGTATGGGAGGTGCTGCAATGTTATCCTCCTGGGGGGGCCCCGCCGGTGCCGCGGACTCACCCAATGATCGACCCGTCTTTGCAACCATTGGTTTGCGGAACCAGGGTTGGAATATCACTAGCAAATCGACGCAGTTCGCCGATTTCGCTGCATTTGCCGATGTCGACGCGAACGTGCTGGGGGAAAACCTCGAGAAGCTCGAAAAGCAAACCGGCAAACAGGCGGAAGGGTACAAGGATTATCGCGAGATCCTCGATCGCGACGACATTGATGCGGTCATGATTGGTGCTCCCGATCACTGGCACACAAAGATCTCAGTCGAGGCGATGCTGGCGGGGAAGGACGTTTACTGTGAAAAGCCGCTAACATTGACCATCGACGAGGGCAAGCTGATTGAGAAGATCGTCAAGCAAACCGGGCGAGTTTTCCAAGTCGGAACAATGCAACGGACCGAAAACAATCAGCGTTTTCTCACAGCGATCGCGATGATCCGCGATGGGCGAATCGGTGATATCCGGCGCGTCACATGTGGAATCAATGGTGCTACAGGATCGCCGGAGATCCCCGCGATCGATGCCCCGAAAGGACTCGACTGGGACTTTTGGCTCGGTCCTGCTTCGAAGGTGCCCTACCGTGCTTTACCGGAGATGCGAAAAGGTTACGGCGGCGGAGTGCCACTGTATACCAATTGTCACTACGCTTGGCGAAATTGGTATGAGTATTCCGGAGGCCAAATGAATGACTGGGGGGCCCACCACGTCGACATCGCCACTTGGGCGTTGGGTGCGGGCGATACCGGACCGAACAAGATCACGCCGGTGAGCTATTCGCTACCGGTGGAATATAAGAACGGCTTTGCAACTGTCACCAATCAGTACAATACTCCCACGAATTTCGAGATCCACGTCAACATGCCCGGTGATATTCCTATGATCATCACTAGCGAAGGCGACAATGGAATTCTATTCGAAGGCACCAAGGGCCGATTCTTCGTCAACCGCGGCAAGTTAGCTGGGAAACCCGTTGAAGACTTAGAGAGCAATCCATTGCCCGAAGGTGCGGTGGAAGAGGTCTATGGCGGCCCGGTGAGTGCAAACCACACGGCGAACTTCATTGAAGCGATGCGGGCGCGAACTCAGCCGATTTCTGACGTCTGGACGCATAACCGGATGCTCGAGACCTGTCACTTGGCCAACATCTCAATCCGTTTGGGGCGTGAACTCAACTGGGATCCCGATGCGCGTCAGATTGTTGGTGACGACGAGGCCAATAGTTTTCTCTCGCGAGAAAGCCGCAAGGGATACGAGATCAACGTCTAG
- a CDS encoding UDP-N-acetylmuramate dehydrogenase, with protein MSASSTLTLADVFPSELQHLVGENQPLNEHLWLGIGGPARFLAEPVEVGQISQLIQAARQHDLAIRILGHGSNVLIREAGFDGLVISLSGPATSGLEINGNCLRAGAGAKLTHAAIKTVGEGLGGLEHLVGIPGSVGGAVVGNASAEGRDIGSVVRSIDVLDENGVAKTLSAEEAGFSHRKSTLDGLVVLSLEFELERKEVAALTKRMQKLWIHRGQRRPSDTARIVMPFIDPDSMSTRDLIVSTGLSGLREGDVSLDLSAPQYLVAHENATSDQCLRLIDRVREQVLLQTGIDLRLNLQIW; from the coding sequence GTGTCTGCCTCATCCACTCTCACGCTCGCCGACGTCTTTCCCTCGGAACTACAGCATCTCGTCGGCGAAAACCAACCGCTCAACGAACACCTCTGGCTAGGGATTGGCGGCCCTGCTCGTTTCTTGGCTGAACCTGTCGAGGTCGGTCAAATCTCGCAACTGATCCAAGCCGCCCGTCAACACGACCTAGCGATCCGTATTCTCGGCCACGGCAGCAATGTCCTCATCCGCGAAGCAGGCTTCGATGGCCTGGTAATCTCCCTCAGCGGTCCAGCGACGAGCGGCTTAGAAATAAACGGCAATTGTCTCCGCGCGGGAGCGGGAGCCAAACTGACCCACGCGGCAATTAAAACAGTAGGTGAGGGGCTGGGAGGTCTCGAACACCTGGTCGGTATTCCCGGCAGCGTGGGCGGCGCCGTGGTGGGGAACGCCTCTGCCGAGGGCCGCGACATCGGCTCGGTCGTACGTTCGATTGACGTGCTCGATGAAAATGGCGTCGCGAAAACCCTGTCCGCCGAGGAAGCCGGTTTCTCACATCGCAAGTCAACGCTCGATGGGCTCGTCGTCCTCAGTTTGGAATTCGAACTGGAACGCAAGGAGGTGGCAGCGCTGACCAAGCGGATGCAGAAACTTTGGATCCATCGGGGACAGCGTCGCCCGTCCGACACCGCGCGAATTGTGATGCCCTTCATTGACCCAGACTCCATGTCGACTCGTGATCTGATCGTCAGCACGGGCCTGTCAGGCTTGCGCGAGGGGGATGTTTCGCTCGATCTATCAGCTCCGCAGTACCTCGTCGCTCATGAAAATGCCACCAGCGACCAGTGTTTACGCTTGATCGACCGCGTGCGCGAGCAGGTGCTCTTGCAGACCGGGATCGACTTGCGGTTGAACTTGCAAATTTGGTAG
- a CDS encoding ZIP family metal transporter — translation MILAPEPLLFVYCVFIVMASMMGGRLSKLFHMTHLRTQVLMSGVGGLMLGIALLHLLPDATEVLGSSSKAGAAALAGLIAMFLLIRLFHTHDHGAKEHTDEVSHPGVSDHDHSHDHEHSHEHSHEHSHEHSHEHSHGHDHGHSHGHGHAHGHPHAHKGLSWAGMFFGLALHTVIDGVALASSVIADAHHGAWLGLAGLGTFLAVALHKPLDAFAITSVMAKQGWSSRAQTIANACFSLSCPTGAFLMYVGATHWTDSTAILGWGLAVSAGFFICIALADLLPEVAFHDHDRGKLTAALLLGIGIAVALENLPGHQHSADDGHDHAFPGLLDEAPPVDESTEQS, via the coding sequence ATGATTCTCGCGCCAGAACCGCTTTTATTCGTTTACTGCGTGTTCATCGTCATGGCTTCGATGATGGGCGGCCGGCTCTCGAAACTGTTTCATATGACCCACCTACGCACCCAGGTCCTGATGAGCGGAGTCGGGGGTCTGATGCTGGGAATCGCACTTTTACACCTGCTCCCCGACGCGACCGAAGTGCTCGGTTCGTCGTCCAAGGCGGGCGCAGCCGCGCTGGCAGGTTTGATCGCAATGTTTCTCTTGATCCGGTTATTCCACACGCATGACCACGGCGCCAAAGAGCATACCGACGAGGTGAGTCATCCGGGTGTATCTGATCATGATCATTCGCACGATCATGAACACTCCCATGAACACTCCCATGAACACTCCCATGAACACTCCCATGAACACTCCCATGGGCACGACCATGGGCATTCGCACGGTCACGGACACGCCCACGGACATCCGCACGCGCACAAGGGCCTGAGTTGGGCGGGAATGTTTTTTGGTCTGGCGCTTCACACGGTAATTGATGGAGTGGCATTGGCGAGCAGCGTGATCGCCGATGCGCACCACGGCGCTTGGTTGGGGTTGGCCGGATTGGGGACATTCCTCGCGGTGGCATTGCATAAACCGCTCGATGCGTTTGCAATTACCTCGGTGATGGCCAAACAGGGCTGGTCGTCGCGTGCTCAGACCATTGCTAACGCATGTTTTTCTCTGTCCTGCCCGACTGGGGCGTTCCTGATGTACGTCGGTGCTACCCACTGGACTGACAGCACGGCAATTCTCGGTTGGGGGTTAGCGGTGTCAGCGGGCTTCTTCATCTGCATTGCGCTCGCGGATCTATTGCCGGAGGTGGCCTTTCACGACCATGACCGCGGTAAGCTGACGGCTGCTTTGTTGCTTGGAATTGGAATCGCCGTAGCCCTTGAGAATCTTCCCGGCCACCAGCACAGCGCCGACGATGGCCATGATCACGCCTTTCCAGGCCTGCTCGATGAGGCACCCCCGGTAGACGAATCGACTGAGCAATCCTGA
- a CDS encoding arylsulfatase has product MRLNFLLSILLACFQGLASLPRHVSAADSKLSDSRPNIIVVLVDDMGYSDLGCYGSEIETPHIDKLARQGLQFTQFYNQGRCCPTRAALMTGLQPHQVGIGHMTAPPGQPLGIDGPYQGYLNDNCTTLAAVLKSAGYRTLMTGKWHLGADRQECWPLQRGFEQYYGCISGAINYFKPGGNRGIVEGNEPVDTPAGWYATDAFTDKAIEYISQSNEAGDSPFFLYLAYNAPHWPLNAKVKDFEKYRGKYSAGWRALMKARQERQRASGLLADATEPAPHHGPKWESLNDKQRDRLDATMAAYAGCIDSIDQNIGKLVEFLESTGQDENTVIMFMSDNGACQEGGKFGSGGEAMVRNPPLATTDGVRLGLQWAEACNTPFRKYKHFVHEGGACTPMLVQWPAGIPASSRGTMVRQTAYLQDIMATVIDVAGATYPTGIPACQGKSMLPLIAGEDSPIHTEPLFWEHEGNAAVRWNDWKLVREYEQPWELYDLAHDRTELHDLSGEEPQLRQELIAKWEAWATETGVAFPERFNMYEFLKHKDK; this is encoded by the coding sequence ATGCGACTGAATTTTTTGCTTTCTATCTTGCTAGCTTGTTTCCAGGGTCTGGCGTCACTACCGCGTCACGTTTCCGCGGCTGATAGCAAGTTGTCCGATAGCCGTCCCAATATCATTGTTGTGCTGGTCGATGACATGGGATACTCCGACCTCGGCTGCTACGGAAGTGAAATCGAAACGCCTCACATTGACAAACTGGCACGCCAGGGACTGCAGTTCACTCAGTTCTACAATCAGGGGCGTTGTTGCCCCACTCGCGCCGCATTGATGACAGGACTGCAACCCCACCAAGTGGGCATCGGGCACATGACGGCGCCGCCCGGACAGCCGCTCGGCATCGACGGCCCATACCAAGGCTACTTAAACGATAACTGCACGACTCTGGCAGCGGTGCTGAAGTCCGCAGGGTACCGCACGCTCATGACTGGCAAATGGCATCTCGGCGCTGACCGGCAGGAGTGCTGGCCCTTGCAGCGTGGTTTTGAGCAATACTATGGATGCATCAGCGGCGCGATCAACTATTTCAAACCGGGTGGCAACCGCGGCATCGTCGAAGGCAACGAGCCAGTCGATACGCCCGCGGGCTGGTACGCCACCGACGCCTTCACCGATAAGGCGATTGAATACATCTCGCAATCCAACGAAGCTGGTGACAGTCCCTTCTTTCTTTATTTGGCGTACAATGCGCCGCACTGGCCCCTGAATGCCAAAGTAAAAGATTTCGAGAAGTACCGGGGCAAATACTCCGCTGGTTGGCGGGCCTTGATGAAAGCGCGTCAGGAACGCCAACGGGCATCCGGGTTACTTGCCGATGCCACTGAGCCAGCCCCACACCACGGTCCGAAATGGGAATCACTGAACGACAAACAGCGCGATCGACTCGACGCCACAATGGCGGCATATGCTGGCTGCATCGACTCCATTGATCAGAACATTGGGAAACTCGTCGAGTTCTTGGAGTCGACCGGCCAGGATGAGAACACGGTGATCATGTTCATGTCTGACAACGGCGCCTGCCAGGAAGGCGGGAAATTCGGTTCCGGAGGCGAGGCGATGGTTCGCAATCCACCACTGGCCACGACCGATGGTGTACGGCTCGGCTTGCAATGGGCTGAGGCATGCAACACGCCGTTCCGCAAGTACAAGCACTTCGTACATGAGGGAGGAGCTTGCACCCCCATGCTCGTCCAATGGCCCGCCGGAATTCCGGCGTCCAGTCGAGGCACGATGGTTCGCCAGACCGCTTACCTCCAAGATATCATGGCGACGGTGATCGATGTCGCAGGTGCGACCTACCCCACCGGAATCCCCGCGTGCCAGGGGAAATCGATGCTGCCGTTGATAGCCGGCGAAGACTCCCCAATCCATACCGAACCGCTCTTCTGGGAGCATGAAGGGAATGCTGCCGTGCGATGGAATGATTGGAAATTGGTGCGTGAATATGAGCAGCCATGGGAACTCTACGACCTGGCCCACGACCGCACCGAGCTGCACGATTTATCTGGTGAGGAACCCCAACTGCGACAGGAATTGATTGCAAAATGGGAGGCCTGGGCAACTGAGACAGGGGTCGCGTTCCCCGAGCGTTTTAATATGTACGAGTTTTTAAAACACAAAGACAAATGA
- a CDS encoding aldehyde dehydrogenase family protein, with translation MTVATRTKLLPEVEAFLSQSPFPSFVGGRDFPASSGDTIVTIDPGSGEKIAEIHDLSAVEVDRAVEVAEAAFPAWAALSQVDRSDILKKLADAVEKHKPVIAQIEALDAGKIEAQANGDVQNFVDTLRYFIDLASKVELREKIDSPGYDAWKYRQPWGACAFIFPWNFPFLLIGWGITPALAAGNTVVIKPAEDTSLSAIYLARLAKEVGVPDGVINVVTGSGAGAGAALSNNSQIKRMSFTGSPEVGRMVGEACGRNLVPVKLELGGKGAAVVFDDVDVAETAEKLVGAITFHSGQVCCDATRWFVHSNIYDEFVTECTNRMSKIRVGHPLDPTSDMGPVVNSKQCSRVLGYLDKGQAGGAECLCGGSEAKVEGYTGNYIKPSLLAGSLDNVAAQEEIFGPVAYLAKFDSEEQAIEMANDTDYGLANSVWTKDDERAARVAEAMVAGNSWINAHNVFAQGVPYGGVNKSGLGGGVLSPETLMDYYRSTSVVRPLA, from the coding sequence ATGACTGTCGCCACCCGCACGAAACTGCTGCCTGAAGTCGAAGCGTTTCTGAGCCAGAGTCCCTTTCCCAGTTTCGTCGGTGGCCGGGATTTCCCCGCCTCGTCCGGTGATACGATCGTGACGATCGACCCAGGCTCTGGCGAGAAGATCGCCGAAATTCACGATCTCAGCGCCGTCGAAGTCGACCGGGCTGTCGAAGTCGCGGAAGCAGCATTTCCTGCATGGGCAGCCCTGTCGCAAGTCGACCGGAGCGACATTCTCAAAAAACTAGCCGATGCCGTTGAAAAACATAAACCGGTCATCGCTCAGATTGAGGCCCTCGATGCCGGCAAGATTGAGGCCCAGGCGAACGGAGATGTGCAGAACTTCGTCGACACCCTGCGATATTTTATCGACCTGGCGAGCAAGGTTGAATTGCGTGAAAAGATTGACTCGCCGGGATACGATGCGTGGAAATATCGGCAACCTTGGGGTGCCTGCGCCTTTATTTTCCCATGGAACTTTCCGTTCCTGCTCATCGGTTGGGGTATCACGCCCGCACTCGCTGCTGGCAACACCGTGGTGATTAAACCCGCTGAAGACACCTCATTGTCTGCAATTTATCTGGCCAGACTCGCCAAGGAGGTAGGCGTGCCCGATGGGGTGATCAATGTGGTCACCGGCAGTGGTGCCGGGGCCGGGGCGGCGCTGTCGAACAACTCGCAGATCAAACGCATGTCGTTCACCGGCTCCCCGGAAGTAGGACGGATGGTAGGTGAGGCGTGCGGACGTAACCTGGTGCCTGTTAAACTTGAACTCGGCGGCAAGGGGGCAGCGGTCGTGTTTGATGATGTCGACGTTGCCGAGACCGCTGAAAAACTAGTCGGCGCAATCACATTTCACTCCGGTCAAGTCTGCTGTGACGCCACACGTTGGTTCGTGCATAGCAACATCTACGACGAGTTCGTCACTGAGTGCACCAATCGAATGAGCAAGATCCGGGTCGGCCATCCACTCGATCCGACGAGCGACATGGGTCCGGTTGTTAATTCAAAGCAATGCAGCCGCGTGTTGGGATATCTCGATAAGGGGCAGGCCGGTGGCGCCGAGTGCCTCTGTGGAGGCAGTGAGGCGAAGGTCGAAGGCTACACGGGAAACTACATCAAGCCATCGCTCTTGGCGGGATCGCTCGACAATGTTGCCGCTCAGGAAGAGATCTTCGGCCCCGTAGCGTATCTGGCGAAATTCGATAGCGAAGAACAAGCCATCGAGATGGCCAACGATACTGACTACGGTCTCGCCAACAGCGTCTGGACGAAGGACGATGAGCGCGCCGCCCGCGTCGCAGAGGCGATGGTAGCCGGCAACAGCTGGATCAATGCACACAACGTGTTCGCGCAGGGTGTTCCGTACGGTGGCGTCAACAAGAGCGGCTTGGGCGGCGGAGTGCTCTCGCCTGAAACACTGATGGACTATTACCGCAGTACTTCGGTCGTGCGGCCACTGGCATAA